In a genomic window of Pelecanus crispus isolate bPelCri1 chromosome 1, bPelCri1.pri, whole genome shotgun sequence:
- the LOC142594005 gene encoding histone H3: MARTKQTARKSTGGKAPRKQLATKAARKSAPATGGVKKPHRYRPGTVALREIRRYQKSTELLIRKLPFQRLVREIAQDFKTDLRFQSSAVMALQEASEAYLVGLFEDTNLCAIHAKRVTIMPKDIQLARRIRGERA; this comes from the coding sequence ATGGCGCGCACGAAGCAGACGGCGCGTAAGTCGACGGGCGGGAAGGCGCCCCGCAAGCAGCTGGCCACCAAGGCGGCCCGCAAGAGCGCGCCGGCCACGGGCGGCGTGAAGAAGCCGCACCGGTACCGGCCCGGCACGGTGGCGCTGCGCGAGATCCGGCGCTACCAGAAGTCGACGGAGCTGCTGATCCGCAAGCTGCCCTTCCAGCGGCTGGTGCGGGAGATCGCGCAGGACTTCAAGACCGACCTGCGCTTCCAGAGCTCGGCCGTGATGGCGCTGCAGGAGGCGAGCGAGGCCTACCTGGTGGGGCTCTTCGAGGACACCAACCTCTGCGCCATCCACGCCAAGCGCGTCACCATCATGCCCAAGGACATCCAGCTGGCCCGCCGCATCCGCGGCGAGCGCGCTTAA
- the LOC104026180 gene encoding histone H2B 8 — MPEPAKSAPAPKKGSKKAVTKTQKKGDKKRRKTRKESYSIYVYKVLKQVHPDTGISSKAMGIMNSFVNDIFERIAGEASRLAHYNKRSTITSREIQTAVRLLLPGELAKHAVSEGTKAVTKYTSSK; from the coding sequence ATGCCGGAACCAGCTAAATCCGCTCCTGCTCCGAAGAAAGGCTCTAAGAAAGCCGTCACCAAGACGCAGAAGAAGGGTGACAAGAAACGTAGAAAGACCAGGAAGGAGAGCTACTCGATCTACGTGTACAAGGTGCTGAAGCAGGTGCACCCCGACACGGGCATCTCGTCCAAGGCCATGGGCATCATGAACTCCTTCGTCAACGACATCTTCGAGCGCATCGCCGGCGAGGCCTCGCGCCTGGCGCACTACAACAAGCGCTCCACCATCACCTCGCGGGAGATCCAGACGGCCGTGCGGCTCCTGCTGCCCGGCGAGCTGGCCAAGCACGCCGTCTCCGAGGGCACCAAGGCTGTCACCAAGTACACCAGCTCCAAGTAA
- the LOC142594317 gene encoding histone H2A-IV — translation MSGRGKQGGKARAKAKSRSSRAGLQFPVGRVHRLLRKGNYAERVGAGAPVYLAAVLEYLTAEILELAGNAARDNKKTRIIPRHLQLAIRNDEELNKLLGKVTIAQGGVLPNIQAVLLPKKTDSHKAKAK, via the coding sequence ATGTCGGGCCGCGGGAAGCAGGGCGGGAAGGCGCGTGCCAAGGCCAAGTCGCGCTCGTCGCGGGCCGGGCTGCAGTTCCCCGTGGGCCGCGTGCACCGGCTGCTGCGCAAGGGCAACTACGCGGAGCGGGTGGGCGCCGGCGCCCCGGTGTACCTGGCGGCCGTGCTGGAGTACCTGACGGCCGAGATCCTGGAGCTGGCGGGCAACGCGGCCCGCGACAACAAGAAGACGCGCATCATCCCGCGCCACCTGCAGCTGGCCATCCGCAACGACGAGGAGCTCAACAAGCTGCTGGGCAAGGTGACCATCGCGCAGGGCGGCGTGCTGCCCAACATCCAGGCCGTGCTGCTGCCCAAGAAGACCGACAGCCACAAGGCTAAAGCCAAGTAG
- the LOC104024179 gene encoding histone H3: MARTKQTARKSTGGKAPRKQLATKAARKSAPATGGVKKPHRYRPGTVALREIRRYQKSTELLIRKLPFQRLVREIAQDFKTDLRFQSSAVMALQEASEAYLVGLFEDTNLCAIHAKRVTIMPKDIQLARRIRGERA, from the coding sequence ATGGCGCGCACGAAGCAGACGGCGCGTAAGTCGACGGGCGGGAAGGCGCCCCGCAAGCAGCTGGCCACCAAGGCGGCCCGCAAGAGCGCGCCGGCCACGGGCGGCGTGAAGAAGCCGCACCGGTACCGGCCCGGCACGGTGGCGCTGCGCGAGATCCGGCGCTACCAGAAGTCGACGGAGCTGCTGATCCGCAAGCTGCCCTTCCAGCGGCTGGTGCGGGAGATCGCGCAGGACTTCAAGACCGACCTGCGCTTCCAGAGCTCGGCCGTGATGGCGCTGCAGGAGGCGAGCGAGGCCTACCTGGTGGGGCTCTTCGAGGACACCAACCTCTGCGCCATCCACGCCAAGCGCGTCACCATCATGCCCAAGGACATCCAGCTGGCCCGCCGCATCCGCGGCGAGCGCGCCTGA
- the LOC142596442 gene encoding histone H4 has translation MSGRGKGGKGLGKGGAKRHRKVLRDNIQGITKPAIRRLARRGGVKRISGLIYEETRGVLKVFLENVIRDAVTYTEHAKRKTVTAMDVVYALKRQGRTLYGFGG, from the coding sequence ATGTCTGGCAGAGGCAAGGGCGGGAAGGGGCTCGGCAAGGGCGGCGCCAAGCGGCACCGCAAGGTGCTGCGCGACAACATCCAGGGCATCACCAAGCCGGCCATCCGGCGCCTGGCTCGGCGCGGCGGCGTGAAGCGCATCTCGGGGCTGATCTACGAGGAGACGCGCGGCGTGCTGAAGGTCTTCCTGGAGAACGTGATCCGCGACGCCGTCACCTACACGGAGCACGCCAAGAGGAAGACGGTGACGGCCATGGACGTGGTGTACGCCCTCAAGCGCCAGGGACGCACCCTCTACGGCTTCGGCGGCTAA